A genome region from Nocardia sp. NBC_01730 includes the following:
- a CDS encoding RNA degradosome polyphosphate kinase, producing MIGDVSDTEIIKQQPLLPTPLPAATPPSADSTAQRLPRDRYLNREVSWLDFNARVLALAEDASLPLLERAKFLAIFASNLDEFYMVRVAGLKRRAETGLLVRSADGRSPGEQLELIAAHAQEIAVRHARVFLDDVLPALTDEGIAIIDWTDLDDDERQRLSGHFQDQVFPVLTPLAVDPAHPFPYISGLSLNLAVTVKDYSNGGEHFARVKVPDNVDRFVRVRRTESGSPIAAFLPMEALIAAHLELLFPGMEVAEHHSFRITRNADFEVDEDRDEDLLQALERELARRRFGSPVRLEVSDDMTEHMLDLLLRELDVDPGDVIQVPGLLDLSCLWQVYGVDRPNLKDTPYVPATPPAFGERETPRNVFAALREGDVLVHHPYDSFSTSVQRFIEQAAADPQVLAIKQTLYRTSGDSPIVNALIDAAEAGKQVVALVEIKARFDEQANIKWARALEQAGVHVVYGLIGLKTHCKTCLVVRREGATIRRYCHIGTGNYNPKTARLYEDVGLLTAAPEIGADLTDLFNSLTGYSRKENYRNLLVAPHGVRAGIIERIQRETELASHGHDARIRLKANAIVDEEVIDALYRASQAGVPVHIVVRGICGLRPGVPGMSENIEVRSILGRFLEHSRIMHFQAQDEYWIGSADMMHRNLDRRVEVMAQVKDPRLTEQLGEVFDSALSTTTRCWVLRADGAWQAWPEQTTDGDNIRDHQEFLMRLRRPEQQ from the coding sequence TCAATCGCGAAGTGAGCTGGCTCGACTTCAACGCCCGGGTGCTCGCCCTCGCCGAGGACGCGTCGCTTCCCTTGCTGGAGCGGGCGAAGTTCCTCGCTATTTTCGCGTCGAATCTCGATGAGTTCTACATGGTGCGGGTGGCGGGCCTGAAACGGCGCGCCGAGACCGGTCTGCTCGTGCGGTCGGCCGACGGCCGCTCGCCTGGTGAGCAATTGGAGTTGATCGCGGCGCACGCTCAGGAAATCGCGGTGCGGCATGCCCGTGTCTTCCTCGACGACGTGCTGCCCGCGCTGACCGACGAGGGCATCGCGATCATCGACTGGACCGATCTGGACGACGATGAGCGCCAGCGCCTCTCGGGCCACTTCCAGGATCAGGTGTTCCCGGTCCTCACCCCGCTCGCGGTGGACCCGGCGCATCCATTCCCCTACATCAGCGGGCTCAGCCTCAACCTCGCGGTGACGGTGAAGGATTACTCCAACGGCGGCGAGCACTTCGCCCGCGTCAAAGTCCCCGACAACGTCGACCGCTTCGTCCGCGTGCGCCGCACCGAATCCGGCTCCCCCATCGCGGCTTTCCTGCCGATGGAAGCGCTCATCGCGGCGCATCTAGAGCTGCTGTTCCCTGGCATGGAGGTGGCCGAGCACCACTCGTTCCGGATCACCCGCAATGCCGACTTCGAGGTCGACGAAGACCGCGACGAGGACTTGCTGCAGGCGCTGGAACGCGAACTGGCCCGGCGCAGGTTCGGTTCGCCGGTACGGCTCGAGGTCTCCGACGACATGACCGAGCACATGCTCGATCTCCTGCTGCGCGAGCTGGACGTCGACCCCGGCGACGTGATCCAGGTGCCCGGCCTGCTCGACCTGTCCTGCCTCTGGCAGGTGTACGGCGTCGACCGGCCGAATCTGAAGGACACCCCGTATGTCCCCGCGACGCCGCCCGCGTTCGGCGAGCGGGAAACGCCGCGCAACGTGTTCGCGGCGCTGCGCGAGGGCGACGTGCTCGTGCACCACCCCTACGACTCGTTCTCCACCAGCGTGCAGCGGTTCATCGAACAGGCAGCCGCCGACCCGCAGGTGCTCGCGATCAAGCAGACGCTCTACCGCACCTCCGGCGACTCCCCGATCGTCAACGCGCTCATCGACGCCGCCGAAGCGGGCAAACAGGTGGTCGCGCTGGTCGAGATCAAGGCGCGCTTCGACGAGCAGGCCAACATCAAGTGGGCCCGCGCGCTGGAGCAGGCGGGTGTGCACGTGGTCTACGGCCTCATCGGACTCAAGACCCACTGCAAGACCTGCCTGGTGGTGCGCCGCGAGGGCGCGACCATCCGCCGTTACTGCCACATCGGGACCGGAAACTACAACCCGAAGACCGCGCGTCTGTACGAGGATGTCGGATTACTCACCGCCGCACCGGAAATCGGTGCCGATCTGACCGACCTGTTCAATTCGCTGACCGGTTACTCGCGAAAAGAGAACTACCGCAACCTACTTGTCGCACCGCACGGCGTACGCGCGGGCATCATCGAGCGGATCCAGCGCGAGACCGAGTTGGCGTCCCATGGGCACGACGCACGAATCCGGTTGAAGGCCAACGCGATCGTCGACGAGGAGGTCATCGACGCGCTGTACCGTGCCTCGCAGGCTGGCGTACCGGTGCACATCGTGGTGCGCGGCATCTGCGGGCTGCGCCCCGGCGTTCCTGGCATGAGCGAGAACATCGAGGTCCGCTCGATCCTGGGTCGGTTCCTGGAACACTCGCGCATCATGCACTTCCAGGCGCAGGACGAGTACTGGATCGGCAGTGCCGACATGATGCACCGCAACCTGGACCGCCGGGTCGAGGTGATGGCGCAGGTGAAGGATCCGCGGCTGACCGAGCAGCTCGGCGAGGTATTCGACTCGGCGCTGTCTACGACGACGCGCTGCTGGGTACTCCGGGCGGACGGTGCCTGGCAAGCCTGGCCGGAGCAGACCACCGACGGCGACAACATCCGAGACCATCAGGAGTTCCTCATGCGGCTGCGGAGGCCCGAACAGCAGTGA